The following coding sequences lie in one Natronorubrum tibetense GA33 genomic window:
- a CDS encoding acyl-CoA dehydrogenase family protein: MRSDQSFEDYRESMLDYLWSEIEPHAEEWDETGDLPREELWDEWQEMGFLGAMAPEEYGGLDLTQREYVELEKEWAKVSGGLRVILHVHNTNVELLDHVGTEAQKDRWMPEIVDEGASFAFALTEPHAGSGTDIETHAEKDDDEYVLNGEKHHITNADFTEYFNVITRTENGFSILVVPRDADGFTIREMPETMGSHGSEHCYLHFDDVRVPEENLLGREEGSGVRDAVDHLRVSRIYIGANALGISERCLEEAVNWAKMRVTFGKPIAERQAVQQYLGEMARDVYALRLAVEDAARQVDEKGRAGIEADLCKLMAKDVTQRVTDNAMLVFGGLGYYREVPVQRFYRDARLNWLEEGTPSIQQITAAKNLLNGEYPYELDEQAVDHLDNPVDEYDSDGGNEYELSYEL, translated from the coding sequence GGATGAGTGGCAGGAGATGGGCTTTCTCGGCGCGATGGCTCCCGAGGAGTACGGCGGACTCGACCTGACACAGCGGGAGTACGTCGAACTCGAGAAGGAGTGGGCGAAAGTGTCCGGCGGACTCCGGGTCATCCTCCACGTTCACAACACGAACGTCGAACTGCTGGACCACGTTGGGACCGAGGCTCAGAAGGATCGGTGGATGCCGGAGATCGTCGACGAGGGCGCGTCGTTCGCGTTCGCGCTGACCGAACCGCACGCGGGCTCCGGGACGGACATCGAAACCCACGCCGAGAAAGACGACGACGAGTACGTTCTGAACGGCGAGAAACATCACATCACGAACGCCGACTTCACCGAATATTTCAACGTCATCACGCGGACGGAGAACGGCTTCTCCATTCTAGTCGTACCGCGGGACGCTGACGGGTTTACCATCAGAGAGATGCCCGAAACGATGGGGAGTCACGGATCGGAACACTGCTATCTCCACTTCGACGACGTGCGCGTTCCCGAGGAGAACCTGCTCGGTCGCGAGGAAGGCAGCGGCGTCCGCGACGCGGTCGACCACCTCCGGGTGAGCCGAATCTACATCGGTGCGAACGCGCTGGGGATCTCCGAACGCTGTCTGGAGGAAGCGGTCAATTGGGCGAAAATGCGCGTCACCTTCGGTAAGCCGATCGCCGAGCGGCAGGCCGTCCAGCAGTACCTCGGTGAGATGGCCCGAGACGTCTACGCGCTTCGCCTCGCCGTCGAGGACGCCGCCCGACAGGTGGACGAGAAGGGGCGGGCGGGTATCGAGGCGGACCTCTGCAAGCTCATGGCGAAGGACGTCACCCAGCGAGTCACCGACAACGCGATGCTCGTGTTCGGCGGGTTGGGGTACTACCGCGAGGTCCCGGTTCAGCGGTTCTACCGCGACGCGCGGCTCAACTGGCTCGAAGAGGGAACCCCCTCGATCCAGCAGATCACCGCCGCGAAGAACCTTCTGAACGGCGAGTACCCCTACGAACTCGACGAGCAGGCCGTCGACCACCTGGACAATCCGGTCGACGAATACGATTCCGACGGCGGGAACGAGTACGAACTGTCCTACGAACTGTAG
- a CDS encoding phenylacetate--CoA ligase family protein → MGESHATDAFNPEREFMEREEIEDRQERMLREKVEHAYKNTSHYREAFDEADIDPSDIKTIDDYQRLVPTMLKEDVRENRSVEDPFGGFLAVDRDEIDYYHTSTGTTGTPTFMPVQETEVSAASELIARTLYPSGIAEGDVALNAGMFYHLYSRMIEDAYHNHLDMIHFNRGGLPFEVESDLEEDVELWEMGNPAVINMTHSSLQKATTLLQEHDIDPSDAFPELKAVVTAGAVVTGTARQELEEFWGVPLIEHGGPTDQMSFMGTFCEARTEGWGHFFEDQGFHEIIDLDTLEPVAEGERGEHTYTTFHLDSTPYLRWRSEDAGVHGGYDCSCGRCHMRTQILGRTVQAVNVQETSVFPRDFEEVRDRHGYPESPYQIVRRPEQPQDLLTVLFSADISDQERTSIVSDLAESLGLEESDVDMDHIDEDDIPMKGQWKYRLIRDEDE, encoded by the coding sequence ATGGGAGAGTCACACGCTACCGACGCGTTCAATCCCGAGCGCGAGTTCATGGAGCGAGAGGAGATCGAGGACCGTCAGGAACGGATGCTTCGAGAGAAGGTCGAACACGCGTACAAGAACACGAGCCACTACCGGGAGGCGTTCGACGAGGCGGATATCGATCCGTCGGACATCAAGACGATCGACGACTACCAGCGGCTCGTCCCTACGATGCTCAAAGAGGACGTCCGGGAAAATCGGTCGGTCGAGGATCCGTTCGGCGGGTTCCTCGCCGTCGACAGGGACGAAATCGACTACTACCACACCTCGACGGGGACGACCGGCACGCCCACGTTTATGCCGGTGCAGGAAACGGAGGTAAGTGCGGCCAGCGAACTCATCGCCCGAACGCTCTATCCGAGCGGGATCGCGGAGGGAGACGTCGCACTCAACGCCGGAATGTTCTACCACCTCTACAGCCGCATGATCGAGGACGCCTACCACAATCACCTCGATATGATTCACTTCAATCGCGGCGGACTCCCGTTCGAGGTCGAGAGCGATCTGGAGGAGGACGTCGAACTGTGGGAGATGGGTAACCCCGCCGTAATAAACATGACTCACTCCTCGCTGCAGAAGGCCACGACGCTCCTGCAGGAACACGATATCGATCCGAGTGACGCGTTTCCGGAGCTGAAAGCGGTCGTCACCGCCGGTGCGGTCGTCACCGGAACTGCCCGGCAGGAACTGGAGGAGTTCTGGGGCGTCCCGCTCATCGAGCACGGCGGCCCGACTGACCAGATGTCGTTTATGGGAACGTTTTGCGAGGCCCGAACCGAAGGGTGGGGTCACTTCTTCGAGGACCAAGGGTTCCACGAAATCATCGACCTCGACACCCTCGAACCGGTCGCCGAGGGCGAACGCGGCGAACACACGTACACCACGTTCCATCTCGACAGCACCCCGTATCTCCGGTGGCGCTCGGAGGACGCCGGTGTCCACGGCGGGTACGATTGCTCCTGTGGCCGCTGTCACATGCGGACTCAGATCCTCGGCCGAACGGTCCAGGCAGTGAACGTCCAGGAAACCTCGGTGTTCCCGCGGGATTTCGAGGAGGTCCGGGACCGCCACGGCTATCCCGAATCGCCCTACCAGATCGTCCGGCGCCCCGAGCAGCCACAGGACCTCCTGACGGTGTTGTTCTCGGCCGACATCTCCGATCAGGAGCGGACGTCGATCGTCTCGGATCTCGCCGAGAGCCTCGGCCTCGAGGAGTCGGACGTGGATATGGACCACATCGACGAGGACGACATTCCGATGAAAGGGCAGTGGAAGTACCGGCTCATCCGTGACGAGGACGAATAA
- a CDS encoding Zn-ribbon domain-containing OB-fold protein — MSRVHPEYDESRRLVDGSIRVAEDGYPVLVGTECAECGFVVFPTRSFCRNCLSEDVTDVDLSRDGELRTYTVARTGQEGFEPPYAFGFVDLPEGVRLYSLLEGWETGTLEVGAPVELTIDEIKPDPETGDPLFGHVFRLVEGDDE, encoded by the coding sequence ATGTCACGGGTACATCCCGAGTACGACGAATCGCGGCGACTCGTCGACGGTTCGATACGCGTTGCTGAGGACGGCTATCCCGTTCTCGTGGGTACGGAGTGTGCGGAGTGTGGGTTCGTCGTCTTTCCGACGCGGTCGTTTTGCCGGAACTGCCTCTCGGAGGACGTCACCGACGTCGACCTCTCACGCGATGGTGAGCTCCGGACGTACACCGTCGCACGCACCGGACAGGAAGGGTTCGAGCCGCCGTACGCGTTCGGCTTCGTCGATCTCCCCGAAGGGGTCCGACTCTACTCCCTCCTCGAGGGTTGGGAGACGGGGACCCTCGAGGTCGGAGCGCCGGTGGAACTGACCATAGACGAGATCAAACCGGATCCCGAAACCGGTGATCCCCTGTTCGGTCACGTGTTCCGACTCGTGGAGGGTGACGATGAGTGA
- a CDS encoding thiolase C-terminal domain-containing protein translates to MSDHDVAVVGVGQSEFGALEGQRVTEFGGRAVREALLASNVDNDGIEEAYIGNVASAAQDQTGVVGQAVLREVGVTGIPITRVENACASSTCAFREAYRTVRSGECDVVLALGVEKMTGVPTDVALKDMSGASDAEVEGPMGMTFMGVYGMRANAYMDRFGDVREELADIAVKNHSNGLANPYAHLHLDVGREDVLDSRMVADPIRLLDACPMSDGAAAAVLARGEVAEKLTDEPVYVDAVEASSGDYLDSDLEYWREELDERVSERAYREAGIGPDDLDVVEVHDAATIGELMHYEGLGLASHGEGASLVRNGDVLLDGRIPVNPSGGLKSRGHPVGATGIAQVCELVWQLRGEAGDRQVNDPTIGLAQNSGGALVGEGGVSTVTILSTR, encoded by the coding sequence ATGAGTGATCACGACGTCGCCGTCGTCGGCGTCGGCCAGTCGGAGTTCGGAGCGCTGGAGGGACAGCGGGTGACGGAGTTCGGGGGACGGGCCGTCCGCGAGGCGCTGCTCGCATCGAACGTCGACAACGACGGTATCGAGGAGGCGTACATCGGCAACGTCGCCAGCGCCGCACAGGACCAGACCGGCGTCGTCGGGCAGGCAGTGCTGCGCGAGGTCGGAGTGACGGGCATCCCGATCACCCGCGTCGAAAACGCCTGTGCCAGTTCGACGTGTGCGTTCCGAGAGGCATACAGGACCGTTCGGTCCGGTGAGTGCGACGTCGTGCTCGCACTGGGCGTCGAGAAGATGACCGGCGTCCCGACCGACGTCGCCCTGAAGGACATGAGCGGGGCCTCCGACGCGGAGGTCGAGGGGCCGATGGGAATGACGTTCATGGGCGTCTACGGGATGCGCGCGAACGCCTACATGGATCGGTTCGGCGATGTGCGCGAGGAGCTCGCTGACATCGCGGTAAAGAACCACTCGAACGGGCTCGCGAATCCGTACGCTCATCTGCACCTCGACGTCGGCCGCGAAGACGTCCTCGACTCCCGGATGGTCGCCGATCCGATCCGGCTACTCGACGCCTGCCCGATGTCTGACGGCGCGGCTGCGGCCGTTCTTGCACGCGGCGAGGTAGCCGAGAAACTGACGGACGAGCCGGTGTACGTCGACGCCGTCGAAGCGTCCAGCGGGGACTACCTCGACAGCGACCTGGAGTACTGGCGCGAGGAACTCGACGAACGAGTCTCCGAGCGAGCCTATCGCGAGGCTGGCATCGGTCCCGACGATCTCGACGTCGTCGAGGTCCACGACGCGGCCACCATCGGTGAACTGATGCACTACGAGGGGCTCGGGCTGGCGAGTCACGGCGAAGGCGCGTCGCTCGTTCGCAACGGGGACGTGCTACTGGACGGACGGATTCCGGTCAATCCCAGCGGCGGACTCAAGTCACGAGGGCATCCGGTCGGGGCGACGGGGATCGCCCAGGTCTGCGAACTCGTCTGGCAGCTCCGCGGCGAAGCCGGCGATCGACAGGTCAACGATCCCACCATCGGTCTCGCTCAGAACTCCGGTGGGGCGCTCGTCGGCGAAGGGGGCGTCTCCACGGTGACGATACTCAGCACCCGCTGA
- the tnpA gene encoding IS200/IS605 family transposase, producing the protein MKTTRHAICNLNYHIVWLPKSRRTDGSADIAEQGSAQYRNTVLTGEVADRVESIPHEIADEKGLDIQNLTVQPDHVHLFVSSPPKHSPSLLANWFKCISSRKYNHRHADHDSEKIRWERGYYTGTAGHVSSETVEDYINRHKEAEA; encoded by the coding sequence ATGAAGACCACACGGCACGCAATCTGCAACCTCAACTACCACATAGTGTGGCTCCCGAAGTCTCGCAGAACCGACGGCTCTGCGGACATCGCGGAACAGGGTTCCGCTCAGTACCGCAACACGGTACTGACGGGGGAGGTTGCTGACCGTGTGGAATCCATTCCCCACGAAATTGCCGACGAGAAGGGATTGGACATTCAAAACCTGACTGTTCAGCCCGACCACGTTCACCTGTTCGTCAGTAGCCCGCCCAAACACAGTCCGTCACTACTCGCCAACTGGTTCAAGTGCATTTCATCACGGAAGTACAACCACCGCCACGCCGACCACGATAGCGAGAAAATCCGGTGGGAACGCGGCTACTACACCGGAACAGCCGGACACGTCTCCAGCGAAACTGTCGAGGACTACATCAACCGACACAAGGAGGCCGAAGCGTGA
- a CDS encoding SDR family oxidoreductase — MTSMDLDGKTAVVTGAGRGIGRNIALGLADEGMNVALAARSEDEITRVAETIRDRGSEAIAVPTDVTSTGDVTALFDRTRGAFEQVDLLVNNAGASTEGSLWELTDDEWETVLDVNLSGAFRCSREALAGGMLEREEGTIVNMGSLTGKVGFAGTSAYGASKHGIQGMTNTLAKELKETSIRVSSVCPGQVATEMTDDIAQVDRLDTDDITEIVVFLATRPPGVYVPEIVAVPPDSIPVVYH; from the coding sequence ATGACCAGCATGGATCTCGACGGAAAGACGGCGGTCGTCACGGGCGCCGGTCGCGGAATCGGCCGGAACATCGCCCTCGGACTCGCCGATGAGGGGATGAACGTCGCTCTTGCCGCTCGGAGCGAGGACGAGATTACGCGGGTGGCCGAAACGATCCGCGACCGCGGGAGCGAGGCGATTGCGGTCCCGACCGACGTGACCTCGACTGGCGACGTGACGGCACTGTTCGACCGCACTCGAGGAGCGTTCGAGCAGGTAGACCTCCTCGTGAACAACGCGGGGGCGTCCACCGAGGGATCGCTCTGGGAACTCACCGACGACGAGTGGGAGACGGTACTCGACGTAAACCTCAGTGGCGCGTTTCGGTGTAGTCGGGAGGCACTCGCCGGCGGAATGCTGGAGCGCGAGGAGGGGACGATCGTCAATATGGGCTCGCTCACGGGAAAGGTTGGATTCGCCGGCACGAGCGCGTACGGCGCGTCGAAACACGGTATCCAGGGTATGACGAACACGTTGGCAAAGGAACTGAAGGAGACGTCCATTCGGGTGAGTTCCGTCTGTCCCGGGCAGGTAGCGACCGAAATGACCGACGATATCGCTCAAGTCGATCGCCTCGACACGGACGATATCACCGAGATCGTCGTCTTTCTCGCGACTCGACCGCCGGGCGTATACGTTCCGGAGATCGTCGCGGTTCCACCCGACTCCATTCCGGTGGTCTATCACTGA
- a CDS encoding phenylacetate--CoA ligase family protein, whose translation MTRATLDETDEVVTKLREAAERLYEYDLYRTAFEKAELEPSDIDSIDQFRELPTMDAGDQADDVKSNPPFGSLVDPDDVVRCNLTPSPYMDHRMPVPATEDDIRRDEERLAEAYRLVGVTEDDVVLNTAGMMPYPFGWSIAGAAETIGATHIPMGPGNAEEQVQIIRDYDVTVVSGFPSFAQELATTADETLDGVDIVIGGGEPFTAIEGYREEVREAYGGDVTVVDNYGLSEVGFVGFESREEAGMHVFTDRVFPEVVDPETGELLERGEKGELVLTTLSPDSTPVLRYRTGDLTILEKRESEYGDYVLPQGVFGRVDSMKKVKGVKLYPDELTMYVAGVDELDHENLEIRLTRPKGTTDHVALTVAGDPDSVDREAFAGEVRSILNISMDELSIEPEFEATADGVVIDDR comes from the coding sequence ATGACACGTGCGACGCTCGATGAGACCGACGAGGTAGTCACAAAGCTCCGAGAGGCGGCCGAACGGCTCTACGAGTACGATCTCTATCGTACAGCCTTCGAGAAGGCAGAGCTCGAACCGAGCGATATCGACTCGATCGACCAGTTCCGCGAACTGCCGACGATGGACGCCGGCGACCAGGCCGACGATGTCAAGTCGAACCCCCCCTTCGGGAGCCTGGTGGATCCGGACGACGTGGTCCGGTGTAATCTCACGCCCAGTCCATACATGGACCATCGAATGCCGGTTCCCGCCACCGAGGACGACATTCGGCGAGACGAGGAGCGCCTCGCGGAGGCGTACCGCTTGGTCGGCGTCACCGAGGACGACGTGGTGCTGAACACTGCCGGGATGATGCCGTACCCGTTCGGCTGGTCGATCGCCGGTGCCGCCGAGACGATCGGCGCAACTCACATTCCGATGGGACCGGGGAACGCGGAAGAACAGGTCCAGATCATTCGCGACTACGACGTAACGGTCGTGAGCGGATTCCCGAGTTTTGCACAGGAGCTCGCCACTACTGCGGACGAAACCCTCGACGGGGTCGATATCGTCATCGGCGGCGGTGAGCCGTTTACCGCGATCGAGGGCTATCGCGAGGAGGTACGCGAGGCCTACGGCGGAGACGTGACCGTCGTCGATAACTACGGGCTGAGCGAGGTCGGGTTTGTCGGCTTCGAGTCGCGGGAGGAGGCTGGCATGCACGTGTTTACCGATCGCGTGTTCCCCGAAGTCGTCGACCCGGAAACGGGGGAGCTGCTCGAGCGCGGCGAGAAGGGTGAGCTCGTGCTCACGACGCTCTCCCCCGATTCGACTCCCGTCCTCAGATACCGGACCGGTGACCTCACGATCCTCGAGAAACGCGAGTCGGAGTACGGCGACTACGTCCTCCCCCAGGGTGTGTTCGGTCGTGTCGACAGCATGAAGAAGGTGAAAGGGGTAAAACTGTATCCCGACGAACTAACGATGTACGTGGCGGGCGTCGACGAGCTCGACCACGAGAATCTCGAGATTCGACTGACTCGTCCGAAGGGGACGACGGATCACGTTGCGCTGACGGTCGCGGGCGATCCGGATTCGGTCGATCGGGAGGCGTTCGCCGGCGAGGTCCGCTCAATCCTGAACATCTCGATGGACGAACTCAGTATCGAGCCCGAGTTCGAGGCGACAGCCGATGGGGTCGTTATCGATGACCGATGA
- a CDS encoding TCP-1/cpn60 chaperonin family protein, translated as MPIERSPTTKSLLSEAAVHDNFRTAARSFVDLTETMLGPQGMYKLVIPEEGESIVTRDCSRVLRTIEVDHPVGRLLYGVGNTQSSHYDDGVVTSVLLTARLLTDCLETTIETGIHPQIVRNGLEQARAIAVQTLEDAAFPIEPDPTDSHMRALAQSQARTKLIDGAAFGPLITEVLTALARDARPTEAGGLLLDTDRAHVIARTGSSRAQTQRFDGILVQKELLNRDRTSIRDARVATVDQKFYIETTRGEAETQRRAAPSSPEQLNAFHRAEDAVHDRFVRPLREAGVDVLVTRKGIDERVSTALLREGILTVRRAKPENILESVAAATGASVVGDVQDISPTDIGYAGQVEELTFGPLSYTLIGECESTAATTVLTRGGTWTSAEEIERGLEAAIGATAAAVREPATVPGGGCSEMHIARSLRWAGAETAGREAIILETIADTFETVVRTLATNVGLDDLDAVTTVRARVPEEAAGVVDPSDGPARVDSVVDAGVIDSLAVKRAAVTAAFDATIHAITIDEIVAVK; from the coding sequence ATGCCTATAGAGCGGTCACCGACGACCAAGAGTCTCCTCTCGGAAGCGGCGGTACACGATAACTTTCGAACGGCGGCCAGGTCGTTCGTCGACCTGACCGAGACCATGCTCGGACCGCAAGGGATGTACAAACTCGTCATCCCAGAGGAGGGTGAGTCGATCGTCACTCGTGACTGCAGCCGCGTCCTTCGGACCATCGAGGTCGATCACCCCGTCGGTCGACTCCTCTACGGTGTCGGCAACACTCAATCGTCCCACTACGATGATGGGGTCGTCACGAGTGTCTTGCTCACCGCTCGGCTACTGACCGACTGCCTCGAGACGACGATCGAGACGGGAATCCATCCACAGATCGTTCGAAACGGGCTAGAGCAGGCACGAGCGATCGCCGTACAAACGCTCGAGGACGCTGCCTTCCCAATCGAACCGGATCCGACCGACTCGCATATGCGCGCGCTCGCCCAATCGCAGGCGCGAACGAAGCTCATCGACGGGGCAGCGTTTGGCCCGCTCATAACCGAGGTGTTGACAGCCCTAGCGCGAGACGCTCGGCCCACGGAGGCGGGTGGCCTACTGCTTGATACTGACCGCGCGCACGTGATCGCACGGACCGGTTCCTCGCGGGCACAGACTCAACGGTTTGACGGGATCCTCGTCCAGAAAGAGCTCCTCAACCGGGATCGGACATCGATCCGGGACGCTCGCGTGGCGACCGTCGACCAGAAGTTCTACATCGAAACGACCAGAGGAGAAGCGGAGACACAGCGACGGGCGGCTCCTTCTTCACCCGAGCAACTGAACGCGTTCCACCGTGCTGAAGATGCGGTTCACGACCGATTCGTCCGGCCGCTACGCGAAGCCGGCGTCGATGTGCTCGTCACTCGAAAGGGCATCGATGAGCGCGTTTCCACAGCCCTCCTCCGCGAGGGAATCCTCACCGTTCGCCGGGCTAAACCGGAGAACATACTCGAGAGCGTAGCCGCAGCGACGGGCGCGAGCGTCGTCGGCGATGTACAAGATATTAGTCCCACTGATATCGGATACGCGGGTCAGGTAGAGGAGTTGACGTTCGGTCCGCTGTCGTACACACTCATCGGGGAGTGTGAATCCACAGCGGCCACTACCGTTCTCACTCGCGGAGGAACGTGGACGAGCGCCGAGGAGATCGAGCGAGGGCTCGAAGCTGCGATCGGAGCGACCGCCGCTGCGGTCCGGGAACCCGCCACCGTTCCCGGTGGCGGATGTAGTGAAATGCACATCGCACGCTCGCTTCGCTGGGCTGGCGCGGAGACCGCAGGGCGGGAAGCGATAATTCTGGAAACCATCGCCGACACTTTTGAGACGGTAGTTCGGACGTTAGCAACAAACGTCGGGCTAGACGATCTGGACGCGGTGACGACAGTTCGGGCTCGCGTTCCTGAGGAGGCAGCCGGAGTGGTGGACCCGTCGGATGGCCCCGCTCGCGTGGACTCTGTCGTCGACGCTGGCGTGATCGATTCGTTGGCAGTGAAGCGGGCTGCCGTCACTGCAGCATTCGATGCGACGATACACGCCATCACAATCGACGAAATCGTTGCCGTGAAGTGA
- a CDS encoding tyrosine-type recombinase/integrase has protein sequence MTIESTAVGAPLEEFLRSKSKGGEGSGNYRRNLERCVEDFLAWLEADSQSGTTFDEIDVRTFRRYARELTTRDLTPGTIRTYYAQVSAYIGWCVREGLLEVNYAQRNVAKEPLPENNGRRSGDQQAWTDKHRLQITRYVDEQAHDAADKKGFGAIKEFRDRALVYVLCYSGVRGGEIFADPKDDRRNGLRWSDVSLEDQKMTVLAKKQDWSDRSLTKQAVNPMLRYRHILDPASDDWPVFPTFHLPSLYETLRTGLRDVYGWSTDDIETFVDELTGQTEVFEALREYDLSPTSINTDGARRIMRRLCEGADLDLEGKHGYLAPHGGRRGAGEVMVRQRGFTAAARLLDNSEEVVRKSYSHIEAKEMAEDAGNAFSEHDQ, from the coding sequence GTGACCATTGAATCAACGGCTGTTGGGGCGCCGCTCGAGGAGTTCCTTCGATCGAAGTCCAAGGGCGGCGAGGGAAGCGGGAACTACCGACGGAACCTCGAGCGCTGCGTCGAGGACTTCCTTGCATGGCTCGAGGCGGATTCGCAGTCCGGAACGACGTTCGACGAGATCGACGTACGAACGTTCCGCCGGTACGCGCGCGAACTCACAACCCGAGACCTCACGCCCGGAACGATTCGAACCTACTACGCTCAGGTGAGCGCCTACATTGGATGGTGCGTTCGAGAAGGACTTCTCGAGGTGAATTACGCGCAGCGAAACGTCGCGAAGGAGCCACTGCCAGAGAACAACGGACGACGATCGGGGGATCAACAGGCCTGGACCGACAAACACCGGCTACAGATCACTCGTTACGTCGACGAACAAGCTCACGACGCAGCAGATAAGAAGGGATTTGGCGCGATCAAAGAGTTCCGCGATCGAGCTCTTGTCTATGTCCTCTGCTACTCGGGGGTGCGGGGCGGAGAAATCTTTGCGGACCCAAAGGATGATCGGCGAAACGGGCTTCGCTGGAGCGATGTTTCCCTCGAGGATCAGAAGATGACCGTCCTTGCGAAGAAGCAGGATTGGTCCGATCGATCGTTGACGAAACAGGCTGTAAATCCTATGCTACGATACAGACATATACTCGATCCGGCTAGTGACGACTGGCCAGTGTTTCCAACGTTTCACCTTCCCTCGCTCTACGAGACGCTTCGAACTGGGTTACGAGATGTTTACGGCTGGTCGACCGACGATATCGAAACGTTCGTCGACGAACTCACCGGGCAGACCGAAGTGTTCGAAGCCCTGCGCGAATATGACCTCTCACCGACCTCGATCAATACAGACGGTGCTCGGAGGATCATGCGCCGACTCTGCGAGGGAGCCGATCTCGACCTCGAGGGGAAGCACGGCTATCTCGCTCCTCACGGAGGACGCCGTGGCGCTGGAGAGGTGATGGTTCGTCAGCGCGGATTCACCGCTGCTGCTCGTCTCTTAGATAACAGTGAGGAAGTTGTTCGCAAGTCATATTCACACATCGAAGCGAAAGAGATGGCCGAAGATGCGGGAAACGCCTTCTCCGAACACGACCAGTGA